AGGATTTTCCGACAATCTGTCTAATTATGAAGAATCAGATGGCCCTAGCAAATAATTATAGACCATAATGTTAACATTGTAAGTCAACAAGCAAACAAACTGAATTGCAACTGGAATAGGAGCCACAAAAGTCAGAATTGTTCAACAAAAGTCAGCCATCTTCATGGAGGAGCTCTCTCTTCTCAGATTCAGAGTTAAAAAGAGCTATGCTGGAGCATACTGTTTTTGGCTGGATAATCTTGTTCTGTAATCCTAGTTCTTAGTtgttagttttttcttttctcctttttttggctTCCTCTTTGGCTTATCTCAAGCCTTTTGTACTTTGGTTCCTTTCTGGGACTTTACTTTTTTAGATTAATAAAAATTGCAGTGGGGTTTTGCCCTACTGTGTATagtcaaaaaaaaaaaagaatttttCAACAAAGTCAACATGCCGTGCTACCATTTCTGCAATGCATTTCAATCTAAACAGCACTGTAGTTAACACTTCAAACAGCACATTGAGTTTTTTTCCACCCACCAAATGCAGAGCAGGCTTCTCATTACTCAAAAGATTTGGTATAACATTCACTTTTTCTAGTGACCTAGGAGTCTCTTCACTGTTTTCTTTCATCCCCGTAAATGAAGGCAAACTGCAGAAATGTAGAAAGAGTGATGACTGTTGATAGTTAGCTTACATATGTTAAGTGTACCAAGGAACTTCAAAATTTTGAGAACTTCCGCATTAACAGAGTTACATTTGACTTCGACTGCCTTAAGGTGTTTTGATATTGCAGCTGAGCTCTCCACTGCATTGTAACCTCCTTTAATTTCCACTTTATGATTAGGTCCCTGCAGGCAAAAAGATTGAACCGAAACCGGTCAGATAACAGATAGTGTAGTTTTACAGTGCAAACTAAACAATTCCCATTTTGACAAAGTATATATACCTTGGAAAAGAAATGAAGAGTGAGAAACTCCAGAAATGGTGAGTGTTCAAGAATACAAGCTAGTGCGTGGAAGTCGTCGGGCACGCACCAGTATTCATTGAGTAACAAAGTCTTTAACTTACTAAATGTAGGGCACCATATCAAATCCCTTCTGAAAATAAACTGCAGAAATTGCAAACCAGAGAGAACAAATTAATCGTCACTGCGAAGATGATGATTGTTTTTTTTTCTCTCGAGATTACACGATGATTGTTTTAAGCATGGGGAATAATGTAAAAGCTCTACTAGCTGGTTGCATTGTTTATGACTGTCTAAGCATAAATTTAGATGGTTATAGATATTGCAACAGATATATATAATAGGACCGCTAAACTAGACGGTTTAAGACAGTCTAAACATCATCTAGATGGTTATAGATATTGCAACAGATATATAATAGAACCGCAAAAGTAAATGGGGGTTAAAACATACATACCGTGTCATGTTCATCTATCAATGTCAAATTCTCAGCCTCTGATAAACCTTTGAGAAGCACCGAGTCATGAGAATTAACAGCCTGTAGATCATAACAACCTTGACAGTCCTCATTGTGGCAGTCCCAAGAGTCGGAATAAAAACACCTGTCCACAGATTCCTTGATAAATCTGACGAATGCAGCCTTCAACGACGGCATGCTCTCAAGCACAGGAGTCCTGTCCCAATTGTCCTCTAGTCGTAGAGAAACGAGACTTGGAGCATAAATACGAGTACGGGCATGCTGATTGAAACTGCTATCAGCGATGGCCAGGCGTTTTAGAGACGTTGAAGAGATCGTCCTGACATGGACGAAACAGCCATTGATGATTACCAGATCTTCCAGCGCCGGACAGCCGGCAAAATCAAGAAAGCTGTCATTTAACCCTGTGTCAATAAGCTCTAGCCTCGTCAAATGCTGAGAGGCAAGAGGCAGGTTGTCTACATAAAAGTAAACACCATAGCCGTCCCGAGAGATATCTAGCCGGAGCAGCCGAACTTGGCAGAGTATAATGTGCCGGATCCAGAGGCTCACACGGGGCACGTCGTCGTCGGAGACCACAGCGAACCTGAGCTCACACGTGTCGATTTGCGCTCGACAGCGAAGGAGCAGAAGGTGGTTCACAAACTCGCGGAGCTCCTGGACGAACGTCACCTCCGACTCCTGGCCACCGGTGATGCGCAGGCCTGCGACGGATTTCCAGAGGCCGCGCCAGCGCCGGGCGAGCACGCAGGTCCGCACGGCCTGCTGCGCCGGGAGGAAGGAGAGGACGTGCTGCAGGAGATCGTCTGGAAGGGCGCCGATGACGTCCCCGCCGCAGGCCAGAGCGGCCCTCTTGCCCTCTTGCGGCGGAGGCATTCCGTCAAACAGGTGGCGGGCGTCGAAGCTGCGGCACAGCCGTACAAGACACGATCAAGGAATGCCGGCGTGGGTGGTGGCAAAGAGCGGAGACAGAAGCAGGAACCGCCGGGGTCACcgccgcacctcgccgccggcagTTTTCCCGCCGGAGCCGAGGGTGGAAGAATAGAATGGCAACTGATACGAGCGACGACGCGATGCTCAACGTACAGAGGCCGACCAACGACGCGAAGGTCGCTACTGATACGAGCAATTGAGCGCCATGGAGACCATCCGGGTTGAGGAGTTGGAGAAATGCGTGTGCGACATGGAAGATTCGCAGGACCTTCGAGTGAGAAGCTAGCTTGGTTTGCTTGCGGGGTCCCGGTCTCACGGGATTAAAAGGAGGCGAGTGTAATACGCATTTTACCTAACACTGAAAATTTAAATCCAACAATCGCTATACATATACACTAGGAAAAGGATCACATTTTGCTGCACCACCAAGATACACTATCACTCTCAATTTtatgaaatcatgaacattttttttaaacttgtaAACATATAATAGATTTTGTCTTTAAAATTATTAGCATTTGCTTCCGATTAATTTGAGTAAAATGTTCTTTTGTTTTCTACAGGAAGAGTTTGTGACTGAAACAGAAAAATGCTACAACCCAAGGCCACGGTTCTTGATATCAAAGCATCTCAAGATAGTTGAAatcaaatgctgcaaagaagacgGAACAATTCATCAAATTGTAAAAATTAATTCAACAAATTGTAAAGATTCTTGGTACCCATGGAGTACCCCGGGATCACATTAGCATTGAACAGAATGTTTGCAGTTATGACCTTGGGCGTAAGTAACTACTAACATATTTCACTAGTACAGTGTTTCTGTAATCTGTATATGTACCCTTAGATTACCTGTGGGAGAAggcactcttatatttctttatagagggagtaTTTGATTAAtttcgacaatgaaaatgttaaAAATTGCATTTGTTTAAAATTGGAAAGGTAGTCATTCGATCATTTGGTGAAGCTAGAATTGAAGGGATTTTTTTCCTATTGGACTGTTACATAACATCCACGTAACATATTGGAGCGAACATCTAAAGCTAAACATGAGCGTCATTTGGGCTTAATGAACCATTGGTGCTATACTTATCATGAATACGCAACCTTTATGACCTTATCTCTTGGGCAGCAACAACTAGAGCTGCAAAAGGTGCTTGTTGGTCTTAGTAGTTAGTAGCATGCCTAAGTTGTTTTTTTAATGGAGGAGGACCCCCGGcgtctgcatctggacgatgcatgcagtcactttattaattattcacacaagaccGTACAAagtcatactccctccgtcccaaaataagtgactcaagtttgtactaactttatctccgtcccaaaataagtgactcaagtttgtgctaactttagtacaaagttagtacaaacttgagtcacttattttacaaagttagtacaaacttgagtcacttattttgggacggagggagtacaacagtaagactaaagccactgTCTAGGCAatatctgtcgctactcctatccagttgatgtagggatgctgatagtctgggcctaataccaaacagacctcgcagccaaacctaacatctaagacctgagatcccaaccaggacgcctgccgggtatggggcacccaccagtccggcgcactcctcaaccaggacgcctgccgggtatgaggccgccgcagccacctgccaccaatccatcttcagtgaTGTATTGTTGCATgtaccttgcccggtctagctatcgttgacgccaccacgacgccagacaacgcCACCATTCTGTGCTCGTCCATCATCACACGCCCACCGGCgagtgtcagtgtcaaaaccggcagatctcgggtagggggtcccaagctgtgtgtctgaggattgatggtaacaagggacaatagggacacggtgtttacccaggttcgggccctcttaaaggaggtaaaaccctacgtcatgCTTGATTATATTCGATGTGTATAacggttacaagagttgatctacctcgagatcgtaatggctaaaccctagctgtctagcctatgaatcttctgatagcctctacagactaaaccctccggtttatatacacaccggagagACCTAGGATTGTTCAGAGTCGGTTTGCAGAGAAAGGAAACAGTACACCCAGACACCAAACTTGCCGTCCACGCACATaggagtcctatccggacacgggggataATCTTCTGCtttgtcttcacagcccatcagtccggcccatatcgaatagactggacacccgaggaccccctaatccaagaccccctcagtagcccctgaaccagtttTCGATGACGACGTGTTCGGCAcgcggattgtcttcggcattgcaaggcgggttcctccttctgGATATTTTTAATTAGGCCTCCTGCATAAAGGGATAGTGTCATTAGGCCTCCTGCATAAAGGGATAGTGTCCGACTCTGCATAATGAATACAACCCTTAGCCAAGAAAGCACGACGTCCAAACAGAAACAATGCCTTTACTAACAACTCTTCTGACGAAGCGTCACACTCGACTTTTCAACACTTCGAACTATTTTCACGCTCCTCGCTTCGTGTTTCGAGGCTTAGccttcattggcacgtcttgtcaaaacagAGATCATGCGCGCCCattatgggattctcatcaatatgttTTGGACAATCCAACCGCACCTCATGCACGATCTCGTTGGGAGCAGGCGAGTTTTATGGCTTAAGAGGGGGACGTTTGGTATTTTCACCGTCTATGAAAGGATAAAGATCCCTCCTTTTTCTTCACGCCTTCCTCTAGCTCCTGTCTCCCAACCTCCAAGCTCCAGCGCCCACAACTCCGacctcctccaccgccgccaCCCTTCTCGGCAATGGCCGGGTCTGGCTCCAAGGGCAAGTGGGAAGCCTCCACCATCACTGAAAAGGACGTCAAGGATCTCCGGAGCGCGGGCTATCTGACCGCGGATATCGCGCATAGGATCCCTGACAAAGATCAGGTTATTCCTATTCCGAAGCCCGGTGAGAGGGTcgtgttcatcccccatttctttcGGGGGCTAGGATTTCCCCTCCATCCCTTCGTCTGGGGTCttatgttctactatgggctagatttccatgatctagccccaaattccttcctccTCATATCGGCTTTCATAGTCGTGTGTGAGGCTCttctccgcatccccccacacttcggcatGTGGCTCAAGGTCTCCAATCTAAAGCCAAAGGTGGCCGATGGACAGCATGCGGACTGTGGCAGGGCCATGGTAAGCAAGCTCCCTAACGCCATTTGGCCCAAAGGGGCATTTGTAGAGACAGTCAAGGTATGGCAACAGGAGTgcttctacatcaccgaaccccacGACGCCAACTGGGCGGCCAGGCCAGACTTCAGATCCGGACCCCCCACGAGTTCCAAACCGGAGGTGCAGATGCTACAGAAATGCATCTCTAATATGTTGGGTGCAAACACCGGTCTTACAAACGTGATTCAAGTGATGCTCTTCCACCGCACCCTTCCGTGCCAGCTCCGGGCCTCCCcttgtgggagttcaatccggaggAGCCACGGACCCTGAAGCgcttcttcggcaccacgcacGAAGATATATGGAAGCAACTCTTCAAGGCTTAGAAAAAGTGGCCGAAGAAGAAAGGCAAGGAGGCCAAGGGCGGCCCCCGCCACAAAGGTCCTTGGGACACAGTGTCCGGAGAGACCGAAGCCCTCTCTTCCCATGAGGgagacgaggaagaggaggaggaggtggtggaaaGCGACTCCCCCCATAagggaaggaagaagaagaggacggcctccgaaGACCCGGAGGGGGAGGCGCCCAAAAGAGGGAAGCTGGCCCTCCTGGACAGTTCGGACTCAGAGTCCGAACTTCCCCAAGAGACCTCCCAGGGTGAAGCCCcgggccgaatcgtaagtattcaGAAACTTACTATTTATCTTCGGTCTTCCTGCTTCCATTATGTAAGTTATTTGTTATTTGCCTTTCAGCCCTCCCCGCGAGCTCCCGCAAACTCCATTATCGGAGGGGAATTCTATGCCGCCCGAAATGGCAGAGAGTGACACGCCGCCACGAGCCCCCTCGCCTATCGCCATGGAGGACACCGAAGTGTCATCCCGAAGGACCTCTCCTGGCCGAGAGGGGGCGAACGAAGCCGTCGAGAGAGCGCCCGAGGTTAATACCTCGGTCGCCGAAGACCTAGGGGAGGCGGTGATACGtcgccaacgtatctataatttatgaagtattcatgctattatattatccttttaggatgttttatatgctattttatatgatttttgggactaacctattaacctagagcccaatgccagtttctgtttttttgttttttgtttttacataaaaggaataccaaacggagtccaattgacgtgccaattttttacgattttttatggaccaaaagaagaccccggagcaaaagagttgggccagaagagtcccgggccgtccacgagggtgggggcgtggcccacccccccccccccccccccggcgcatgggcctacctcgtggacgactcgaGCACCTtcttgacgtgagacctacgccaaaaattcctataaatacagaaacctccagaaaataacctagatcgggagttccgccgccgcaagcctctgtagccaccaaaaaccaatcgggaccttgttccggcaccctgccggaggggggatccctcaccggtggccatgttcatcattccggcgctctccatgacgaggagggagtagttcatcctcggggctgagggtatgtaccagtagctatgtgtttgatctctctctcatgttcttgatttggcacgatcttgatgtatcgcgagctttgctattatagttggatcttatgatgtttctccccctctactctcttgtaatggattgagttttccctttgaagttatattATCGGATTgggtctttaaggatttgagaacacttgatgtatgtcttgcatgtgcttatctgtggtgacaatgggatatcacatgattcacttgatgtatgttttggtgatcaacttgcaggttccgtgacctcgtgaacctatgcataggggttggcacacgttttcgtctcgactctccggtagaaactttggggcagtctttgaagttctttgtgttggttggatagatgaatctgagattgtgtgatgcatatcgtataatcatacccacggatacttgaggtgacattggagtatctaggtgacattagggttttggttgatttgtgtcttaaggtgttattctagtacgaactctatgatagatcgaacggaaagaataggttcttgttattttactatggactcttgaatagatcgatcagaaaagataactttgaggtggtttcgtaccctacaataatctcttcgtttgttctccgctattagtgactttggagtgactctttgttgcatgttgagggatagtaatatgatccaattatgttattattgttgagagaacttgcactagtgaaagtatgaaccctaggccttgtttcaacgcattgcagtaccgtttgtgctcacttttatcattagttaccttgctgtttttatattttcagattacaaaaacctatatctaccatccatattgcacttgtatcaccatctcttcgccgaactagtgcacctatacaatttaccattgtattgggtgtgttggggacacaagagactcttcgttatttggttgcagggttgtttgagagagaccatcttcatcctacacctcccacggattgataaaccttaggtcatccacttgagggaaatttgctactgtcctacaaacctctgcacttggaggcccaacaacgtctataagaagaaggttgtgtagtagacatcaggcggCCCCTATGACAACCGATGGTGGGGACCCCAACAATCCGGGCCCCAGCCGAACACCATTCCGGAGACCCGCATGGCTCCGGGATCGGATAAGCAGCCCCCTTCGAAAGAGGGGGGAGGAGCACCAGCTCCATCGACAGCCTCCATTAATCCGGAGGCGCCCAACGCTCTAGAGGAAGCACTGCAAAGTGCTTCCGtcgtggaggagcaccgcaccctgatgggtgtggttatggagaaggttcagtctgctaAAAACAGACTGAACGAAGCCTTGTGCAGCCTACTGacgggctttgaggtatgcgacgtaATGTTCTAAAAACTTTTCATACAAAAGAATAAACCTGTAtacagacagtagcccctgaggcttgatgtctactacacaaccttcttcttgtagacattgttgggcctccaagtgcagaggtttgtaggaaagtagcaaatttccctcaagtggatgacctaaggtttatcaatccgtgggaggcgtaggatgaagatggtctctctcaaacaaccctgcaactagataacaaagagtctcttgtgtccccaacacacccaatacaatggtaaattgtataggtgcactagttcggcaaagagatggtgatacaagtgcaatatggatggtagatataggtttttgtaatctgaaaatataaaaatagcaaggtaactaatgataaaagtgagcacaaacgatatttcaatgcttcgaaacaaggcctagggttcatactttcactagtgcaagttctctcaacaataataacataattggatcatataacaatccctcaacatgcaacaaagagtcactccaaagtcactaatagcatagaacaaacgaagagattattgtagggtacgaaaccacctcaaagttattctttccgatcaatccattgggctattcctataagtgtcacaaatagccctagagttcgtagtaaaataacaccttaagacacaaatcaaccaaaaccctaatgtcacctagatactccaatgtcacctcaagtatccgtgggtatgattatacgatatgcatcacacaatctcatattcatctattcaaccaacacaaagaacttcaaagagtgcccccaaagtttataccggagagtcaaggtcacggaacccgcaagttgatcaccaaaacatacatcaagtgaatcaatagaataccccattgtcaccacgggtatcccacgcaagacatacatcaagtgttctcaaatccttaaagactcaatccgataagataacttcaaagggaaaactcaacccattacaagaagatagagggggagaagcatcataagatccaactataatagcaaagctcgcgatacatcaagatcgtgccatatcaagaacacgagagagagagagagagagagagagagagagagagagagagagagatcaaacacatagctacgggtacataccctcagccccgagggtgaactactccctcctcgtcatggagagcgccgggatgatgaagatggccaccggtgatgattcccccctctggcagggtgccggaatagggtcccgattggtttttggtggctacagaggcttgcggcggcggatctccccatctaggttattttctggaggtttggggatttataggagaggttggcgttgagaacaagtcagggggccctacggagagtccacgaggcacaggggcgcgccctaggggggtgggcgtgccctccaccctcgtggggcccacgggactccccttcggtaactcttcgttccagtattttttatattttccaaaaaaatctccgttgattttcagcgcattctgagaacttctatttctgcacaaaaacaacaccacggtagttctgctgaaaacatcatcagtccgggttagttctaaccaaatcataccaaaatcatgtaaaaatattataaacatggcatgaatacatcaaaaattatagatacgttggagacgtatcagcatccccaagcttaattcatgctcgtcatcgagtaggtaaatgataaaaacagaatttttgatgtggaatgctacttaacatatttatcaatgtaatcttctctattgtggcaagaatattcagatccataagattcaaaacaaaagtttaatattgacatgaaaacaataatacttcaagcatactaacaaagcaatcatctcttctcaaaataacatggccaaagaaagctatccctacaaagtcatatagtctggctatgctctatcttcatcacacaaaatatttaaatcatgcacaatcccggtttcagccaagcaattgtttcatactttagtattctcaaactttttcaattttcacgcagtacatgagcgtgagccatggatatagcactatgggtgcaatagaatggtggttgtggagaaaacaaaaaaaggaagctggtctcacatcaactaggcatattaatgggctatggagatgcccatcaatagatatcaatgtgagtgagtagggattgccatgcaacggatgcactagagctataagtgtatgaaagctcaaaaagaaactaagtgggtgtgcatccaacttgctcgctcacgaagacctagggcatttgaggaagcccatcattggaatatacaagccaagttctataatgaaaaattcccactagtatatgaaagtgacaaaataggagactctctatcatgaagaacatagtgctactttgaagcacaagtgtggtaaaaggatagtagcattgccccttctctctttttctctcttttttattttttatttgggccttttctctttttttatggcctcttttttatttttattttatttttcgtccggagtctcatcccgacttgtgggggaatcatagtctccatcatcctttcctcactgggacaatgctataataatgaagatcatcacacttttatttacttacaactcgatacttagaacaaaatatgactctatatgaatgcctccggcggtgtaccgggatgtgcaatgaatcaagagtgacatgtatgaaagaattatgaaaggtggctttgccacaaatacgatgtcaactacatgatcatgcaaagcaatatgacaatgatgaagcgtgtcataataaacggaacggtggaaagtttcatggcaatatatctcggaatggctatggaatatgtcataataggtaggtatggtagctgctttgaggaaggtatggtgggtgtatggtaccggcgaaagttgcgcggcacaagagaggctagctgtcacatccctagcttctggtaatgcactaggctagcctcatgtgtgcatcatgtttaatcttgaaagaaagttgaaatggggatgacagaacccccagcacccccctgaaaccaacta
This genomic window from Aegilops tauschii subsp. strangulata cultivar AL8/78 chromosome 4, Aet v6.0, whole genome shotgun sequence contains:
- the LOC109756436 gene encoding F-box protein At4g22280, which produces MPPPQEGKRAALACGGDVIGALPDDLLQHVLSFLPAQQAVRTCVLARRWRGLWKSVAGLRITGGQESEVTFVQELREFVNHLLLLRCRAQIDTCELRFAVVSDDDVPRVSLWIRHIILCQVRLLRLDISRDGYGVYFYVDNLPLASQHLTRLELIDTGLNDSFLDFAGCPALEDLVIINGCFVHVRTISSTSLKRLAIADSSFNQHARTRIYAPSLVSLRLEDNWDRTPVLESMPSLKAAFVRFIKESVDRCFYSDSWDCHNEDCQGCYDLQAVNSHDSVLLKGLSEAENLTLIDEHDTFIFRRDLIWCPTFSKLKTLLLNEYWCVPDDFHALACILEHSPFLEFLTLHFFSKGPNHKVEIKGGYNAVESSAAISKHLKAVEVKCNSVNAEVLKILKFLGTLNICFEGEKALAEDIWPFSS